A single genomic interval of Carassius gibelio isolate Cgi1373 ecotype wild population from Czech Republic chromosome A22, carGib1.2-hapl.c, whole genome shotgun sequence harbors:
- the LOC127942960 gene encoding coiled-coil domain-containing glutamate-rich protein 1-like, with protein MLDAEKMCGRGMMCQWEVYSNRPNSKETEKPKSESRRTNGGAKQKWHKWGRRPARRAHNPEMRRHRARLSRWSRTLVSLRPANIQGNRAPGMRAPRNTNQFLMHEKYQMMHMRSDSVGTDSGSDCEMDFADMDSYLGVLENARGALLDSPDLPPPLTFYARQMNQCKPFPFFSFDQEESMQYFPSEDDVMQSEDFMQRDFKEFCDTVAPCI; from the coding sequence ATGCTAGACGCTGAGAAAATGTGCGGAAGGGGCATGATGTGCCAATGGGAGGTCTACAGCAACAGACCCAACAGCAAGGAGACCGAGAAACCCAAGAGCGAGTCAAGGAGAACCAACGGCGGCGCTAAACAGAAGTGGCACAAATGGGGAAGGAGGCCAGCAAGAAGGGCGCACAATCCAGAAATGCGCAGACATCGAGCAAGACTGTCTCGATGGTCTAGGACTCTGGTTTCATTGCGTCCTGCCAACATTCAAGGCAACCGAGCGCCTGGCATGAGGGCGCCCAGGAACACCAACCAGTTCCTAATGCATGAGAAATACCAGATGATGCACATGCGATCGGACTCTGTTGGAACCGATAGCGGGTCCGACTGCGAAATGGACTTCGCGGATATGGACTCATACTTGGGCGTTCTGGAGAACGCTAGAGGCGCACTTTTGGACAGTCCAGATCTGCCTCCACCTCTCACATTTTATGCTCGACAGATGAACCAATGCAAGCCATTTCCCTTCTTCAGCTTCGATCAAGAGGAAAGCATGCAGTATTTCCCCTCGGAAGACGACGTGATGCAAAGCGAAGACTTCATGCAAAGGGACTTCAAAGAATTCTGTGACACTGTGGCACCATGTATTTAG
- the LOC127942948 gene encoding mimecan-like, protein MGTRLRMLISAVIVASCVLSASGAHYHTHRYHRLEDVALTEETHARAQRNKRATDDTPDDSTPLAPGGDPLDLPTCLLCVCLTGSVYCEEVDPEMTAVPALPKETNYLYARYNKIKKISAKDFKDLVTLKRIDFTGNIISEIEDGAFAKLTMLEELSLAENQLVKLPMLPAKLVSFNANHNKLRTKGIKSNAFKKLSKLTHLYLAHNELEAVPLIPETVRTLHLQNNNISSVTVDTFCKSNNTYYIRSNMNEIRMDGNPVNLGQYPNSFTCLHSLPIGRYQ, encoded by the exons ATGGGAACGAGGTTGAGAATGCTCATATCAGCAGTCATAGTGGCATCATGTGTGCTCTCAGCATCTGGTGCACACTATCACACTCACAGGTATCACAGACTGGAGGATGTAGCACTTACTGAGGAAACCCATGCAAGGGCACAGAGGAATAAG AGGGCGACAGATGACACCCCCGATGACTCTACCCCATTGGCTCCTGGAGGAGACCCTTTAG ACCTTCCAACTTgtctactgtgtgtgtgtctaactggaTCGGTCTACTGCGAGGAGGTCGACCCAGAGATGACGGCAGTGCCAGCTCTGCCAAAGGAGACAAACTACCTCTACGCTCGGTACAACAAGATAAAAAAGATATCAGCCAAAGATTTCAAAGATCTCG TTACTCTGAAGAGAATCGACTTCACGGGAAATATCATTTCTGAGATTGAAGACGGTGCGTTTGCGAAGCTTACCATGCTAGAGGAGCTCTCACTAGCCGAAAACCAGCTGGTGAAGCTACCAATGCTACCGGCGAAATTAGTCTCCTTCAACGCGAACCACAACAAACTGAGGACCAAAGGAATCAAGTCAAATGCTTTCAAG AAATTAAGCAAGCTGACACATCTGTATCTTGCTCACAATGAACTGGAGGCGGTTCCTCTCATTCCAGAGACTGTCCGCACACTTCACCTACAG AACAATAACATTTCAAGCGTGACTGTGGACACCTTCTGCAAAAGTAACAACACCTACTACATCCGCTCCAACATGAACGAAATCCGCATGGATGGAAATCCAGTCAACCTCGGCCAGTACCCCAACAGTTTCACATGCCTGCATTCTCTGCCAATTGGGCGATACCAATGA